One Salvia splendens isolate huo1 unplaced genomic scaffold, SspV2 ctg745, whole genome shotgun sequence DNA window includes the following coding sequences:
- the LOC121791180 gene encoding uncharacterized protein LOC121791180 yields the protein MALPNAVVLNVPTSATNTYLYRKDDGSVANGGDNMFSPMVKIEIEQATAGDKYVHLRFSYYNKYWQKSADNNSIVAVSNKPEEDVTMASCTLFEPSLQSDELYLTHVQSGWRVMMDNSTKGFYIDKDSVGATLGFVDWGTLVKMPPHIAVKGDNGHYLKAFIDKSNYYLQFASDDSIDVYSGHTVSLMPDGHVQLISDHFGKLWWASDSWIYADGKGSETSTHFWPIKIDNNTIALQSASNNRFCGRLTSDGVTDGLASLTGTLMKETRLQVEELVSRRKIYYVRYRMENARVYDEKPYLAGTARLTNNTDKDDSMAVSITYQDEKSYTFSRGASLTAGVSTSIKAGLPFIADEQIEVSFEISGTLQWDETTTTTTSVTATGTVPVPANTMAVIDYVGTRGSCNIPFSYTQEDHNSTNGRIAYFQQIDGVYNGVSYYNFDFRVRSVKPM from the coding sequence ATGGCGCTTCCGAATGCTGTCGTGTTGAACGTCCCAACAAGTGCTACAAATACTTATCTATACCGTAAGGACGATGGGTCTGTCGCTAACGGAGGTGACAACATGTTCAGCCCGATGGTTAAGATTGAAATCGAGCAAGCAACAGCAGGCGACAAATACGTCCACCTCCGATTCTCCTACTACAACAAATATTGGCAGAAGAGTGCAGACAACAATTCCATCGTGGCCGTATCAAACAAGCCCGAGGAGGACGTGACGATGGCGTCGTGCACGCTCTTCGAGCCAAGCTTGCAGTCGGATGAGCTCTACTTGACTCACGTCCAGAGCGGGTGGCGTGTGATGATGGACAACTCAACCAAGGGTTTCTACATTGACAAAGACAGCGTAGGCGCGACTCTAGGGTTTGTGGATTGGGGCACATTGGTTAAAATGCCTCCGCACATTGCTGTGAAAGGAGACAACGGGCATTACCTCAAGGCTTTCATAGACAAGAGCAACTACTACCTACAATTTGCATCAGATGATAGTATCGATGTTTATTCTGGGCACACGGTGTCGCTGATGCCCGATGGACACGTCCAACTAATTTCAGATCATTTTGGAAAATTGTGGTGGGCGAGTGATAGCTGGATATACGCGGACGGGAAGGGCAGTGAAACCAGCACTCACTTCTGGCCGATCAAAATTGATAATAACACTATAGCGCTACAAAGTGCATCCAACAACAGGTTTTGTGGACGTCTCACATCAGATGGTGTGACCGACGGTCTTGCTTCCTTAACCGGCACCCTCATGAAAGAAACGAGATTGCAGGTGGAAGAACTGGTGTCCCGGAGAAAGATCTACTATGTGCGGTATCGGATGGAGAACGCACGGGTATACGACGAAAAACCTTATTTGGCTGGCACGGCTAGGCTCACGAACAACACGGATAAGGATGATTCCATGGCTGTGTCCATAACATATCAAGACGAGAAATCTTATACTTTTAGCCGTGGCGCATCTTTAACAGCAGGGGTGAGCACTAGCATCAAAGCAGGGTTGCCCTTCATTGCAGATGAACAGATTGAAGTGTCATTTGAGATAAGCGGGACGTTGCAGTGGGACGAAACCACCACCACTACAACATCAGTTACGGCAACGGGCACCGTTCCTGTGCCCGCCAACACTATGGCTGTAATCGATTATGTCGGGACAAGGGGTAGCTGCAATATCCCATTTTCTTATACTCAGGAAGACCACAACTCCACCAACGGCCGAATTGCCTATTTCCAACAGATTGATGGTGTCTACAATGGCGTCAGTTACTACAACTTCGACTTTCGTGTAAGATCAGTCAAGCCTATGTGA
- the LOC121791181 gene encoding uncharacterized protein LOC121791181 — protein MALPNAVVLNVPTSATNTYLYRKDDGSVANGGDNMFSPMVKIEIEQATAGDKYVHLRFSYYNKYWQKSADNNSIVAVSNKPEEDVTMASCTLFEPSLQSDELYLTHVQSGWRVMMDNSTKGFYIDKDSVGATLGFVDWGTLVKMPPHIAVKGDNGHYLKAFIDKSNYYLQFASDDSIDVYSGHTVSLMPDGHVQLISDHFGKLWWASDSWIYADGKGSETSTHFWPIKIDNNTIALQSASNNRFCGRFTSDGVTDGLASLTGTLMKETRLQVEELVSRRKIYYVRYRMENARVFDEKPYLAGTARLTNNTDKDDSMAVSITYQDEKSYTFSRGASLTAGVSTSIKAGLPFIADEQIEVSFEISGTLQWDETTTTTTSVTATGTVPVPANTMAVIDYVGTRGSCNIPFSYTQEDHNSTNGRIAYFQQIDGVYNGVSYYNFDFRVRSVKPM, from the coding sequence ATGGCGCTTCCGAATGCTGTCGTGTTGAACGTCCCAACAAGTGCTACAAATACTTATCTATACCGTAAGGACGATGGGTCTGTCGCTAACGGAGGTGACAACATGTTCAGCCCGATGGTTAAGATTGAAATCGAGCAAGCAACAGCAGGCGACAAATACGTCCACCTCCGATTCTCCTACTACAACAAATATTGGCAGAAGAGTGCAGACAACAATTCCATCGTGGCCGTATCAAACAAGCCCGAGGAGGACGTGACGATGGCGTCGTGCACGCTCTTCGAGCCAAGCTTGCAGTCGGATGAGCTCTACTTGACTCACGTCCAGAGCGGGTGGCGTGTGATGATGGACAACTCAACCAAGGGTTTCTACATTGACAAAGACAGCGTAGGCGCGACTCTAGGGTTTGTGGATTGGGGCACATTGGTTAAAATGCCTCCGCACATTGCTGTGAAAGGAGACAACGGGCATTACCTCAAGGCTTTCATAGACAAGAGCAACTACTACCTACAATTTGCATCAGATGATAGTATCGATGTTTATTCTGGGCACACGGTGTCGCTGATGCCCGATGGACACGTCCAACTAATTTCAGATCATTTTGGAAAATTGTGGTGGGCGAGTGATAGCTGGATATACGCGGACGGGAAGGGCAGTGAAACCAGCACTCACTTCTGGCCGATCAAAATTGATAATAACACTATAGCGCTACAAAGTGCATCCAACAACAGGTTTTGTGGACGTTTCACATCAGATGGTGTGACCGACGGTCTTGCTTCCTTAACCGGCACCCTCATGAAAGAAACGAGATTGCAGGTGGAAGAACTGGTGTCCCGGAGAAAGATCTACTATGTGCGGTATCGGATGGAGAACGCACGGGTATTCGACGAAAAACCTTATTTGGCTGGCACGGCTAGGCTCACGAACAACACGGATAAGGATGATTCCATGGCTGTGTCCATAACATATCAAGACGAGAAATCTTATACTTTTAGCCGTGGCGCATCTTTAACAGCAGGGGTGAGCACTAGCATCAAAGCAGGGTTGCCCTTCATTGCAGATGAACAGATTGAAGTGTCATTTGAGATAAGCGGGACGTTGCAGTGGGACGAAACCACCACCACTACAACATCAGTTACGGCAACGGGCACCGTTCCTGTGCCCGCCAACACTATGGCTGTAATCGATTATGTCGGGACAAGGGGTAGCTGCAATATCCCATTTTCTTATACTCAGGAAGACCACAACTCCACCAACGGCCGAATTGCCTATTTCCAACAGATTGATGGTGTCTACAATGGCGTCAGTTACTACAACTTCGACTTTCGTGTAAGATCAGTCAAGCCTATGTGA